TTTTTTCCTGCTGATCCAGCTGATGGAGCAGGTCCTGCAGCCGCTCAATGTAGCTGATGGCGCTCCGCAGAATCTCCACCTTGGGCAGCCTCTGGTTGGGGTTGGCCACAGTCCGCCGCTTCAGTGCCTCGAAGGCCTCGTTGATTTTCTTTAGGCGCCTCCGCTCGCGCAGAGTGGCAGCTTTCCGCCGGTCAGTGGGGGCAGATTTTCTCTTGCAGGTCTTGCAAGCCCAGATCAGACATTGGCCTGGGCAGTGGGGGGGCTGCAGGCCTGGGGGCGCCAGGACGTGCTCCTCTCCGCTGCTGTCGCTGCCAGCTTCCGGGGGCATTTGGTCCTGGCAGGGGGACAAGGTACCATCACTCCCTGGGTACAAAGGAGAGCCCTCTGCCACTTCTAATGGCTGCAGAGTAACATTTTCCCCGTCCAAGTAGAAGAAATAGGAGCCAGTTTCAAAAAGGTCCATCATCATGTTCTCCTCCTAGGCCTCTGACTTGGTCTGAACTGGGTGATGGGCTCAAAAACCCAGAGGAACCACCCAGATGGCATTTAATTAGTGCGGTGACATAAGTCGCCCCAGCTTTATATATAGTAGCTCCTGAAACTCAATCCAACTTTTAGCTGTCATGGAGCATCAGTCTCCCAATGTGATCACAGACAGTGCTCTCCAGAATAGCTAGTTTGAGAGAAAACTGAGAAGTATCACCTCCAGGACAATGGGACAATCTGTATGCAGAACAGGTTAAAACAAATAACTCCGAGAGAATCCTACAATATAAATAAAGCACCGAATGCTTCCATTTATGACAGTTTAGATGCTAACCTGTTTACCGGACAACGTCAAAACAACTGGGGATTTACACTgctccattcccctcccccaggctcatCTGAATTCTAAGTATAGACCCATGATGAAAGATTTCAGAGGCAATAGCCATTGCTCCAAAATAGCCTGGTTAATATTTGCAGAGTGGTTCAGCTCTTTTCTCTGTCCCGCCTGTCAAAAAGATGCTATTCCTGTGATTAAAACCATTACAGTCCTTCAAAGGTTATACATGACTTTCAGGCTTCAGCCTCAGTAGCAGCAGGTaaatctctttcctctcttttactAAGGCTGTAAGATGATTTGGGAGCTGGAGGGGTGGCTGGAGGGTGCTCAGATTCCTTCTCTGGctatctttttttgggggggtggcaaTCAAGATCTGAATTCTGTACCCCTCCATGGCGGAGCAGTCATACCAATGAGGTAAGGGGTGGGACAGAGGATGGGGTTGCAATACATGGAAtcacttctcttttaaaaatagttttagtgGAAACAAGACTCACACCGTAGCTACTTGATATTTCAAAATTCTCTGCACCCCCCTCCCAAGGTGCCTCCGTTTTGTCTCCTACTCTGCACACTGTGCTCATGGCTTGTTTGTTTGCATTCTTGATATACattgactcaaaaaaaaaaacttgtttcatAGGATTCAGGTGAGAAAGGAGGCAACCAAGGCAAAAGGAAGGAATACACATTTTAATCGCCGCCCGCCATGGTCCAACACACACAGCATAGTGGTCAGGAATGCAGTACAATATAGGGATGAAGGACAGCATTTCTAGATTTAAAAGAACTCCCTTCAAGTCCTAGCTAAGTTAATTTCTATTTATGTGCACATAGACAAGTACTAGCTCTGTATTGTTCCAAGATACAAGCAGTTGTCTTATAGAATTTTATCGAGGGTTGACTCAAATGGTGTCATGCATGTGAATCACATAGCCTTATATAAGCTGCTTGATGAACATTAGTTAGCACTTAAAGCACAAGGCTATGTATAGGGCTAAGACCATTTCGTATGAGGGAAATAAAGCATAGCTGTTGGAGAGGGGTTTTCCCCCCCCCTCTTTTATtattgcattcttttctttttcctttctcttttccctttcctttccttttccctcccaaGCTCTGGAAGGACACCCTTCGCTTATAAATGGCCTTTGTGATGACAGTCAACCTTGGTTTTCGCCTCTATAGTCAGTTCCTGAAAAAGTAGACATAAGGTCTTCCTGTTCTACCCCCAAGTAGGGATAATTATAGGCTGTGTTcactatgatttcattttttagatgaaTACAGTGAAGACAGTATAAGGGATCAATGATCAATATAGGAACTAGCTACATTTTTGAGTCAAGTCACTCATTCCAGAAGATAATTCTTCATAGCCTTTTCTTACTGAGACAAGATTTCAGGTGTTATGTTCTGACATTTTGggctgtttttatgtttttgttattgtgCAGCTGAATAATTTCctctcaagtttgagaaccatttttatgtttttggaaaagtaggaaacacaggGAAGAATAATACGAAGCCATTACCTCTTTTGTgacattttctcctatttttgtCAGGGCTGGTTGCTAATATCAGCAGTTAAGACAGCAGATTGGAGGCCCCAACAACTCAGGGTATACTCTAACATCCATTATGGAAAATTATCCTTTGCTCTTAACCACACTGCATGATGCATCTTATAATGTGTAGGCAAtttgaaaagtcatttttaacCAGTAAAAGTATATCACATTATTGCTAAGGTAGTTAAGAtaacaataactgaaatttttttattcagGATTTTGGGGGTACCTACTAAGTGCCTTATCCTTGGGGATAAggataaaacagtaaaaaatgatCCCTTTTCTCATGGAGTTTGAATCTAGAAGGGTGAGTGAAAACGACGAAGAGattaaaaatgtgagaaatagCCCTCAATTTGGGGTGTGGAAGGCTTAGGTTACAGCCATTTTAGCTTGTGAAGCCTCCATCAACTCTAATATCTCAAATTCTCACTTTTTTTATCCTTACGATAGAGTGACTAAAGATGTCATACACTCAAAGGTAGTGATGAagattaagtttttaaaatcacttcaGAAATGTTGCATATTCTATAAAAGTACTTTCACTGATGGAATTAGGTGTAGGCAGAAAATGAGATAAGAAAAATAGCACTTCTAGGGAATTTTGTTGCTTGAAAAATAGAAGGAACATTAAGGTGGTACCATTCTTAGACTCATTATCAATTTTAAGAGAGATAGACGCTGGAGAGTCTACGCATCATGAACCTGCTAAAGAATGTGAAAATGAGCacgttcctttttatttttccctcactcAAGTGTTGTCACTGGAGAAACAGCGATTTAAAAGTGTAGAAAGAAAAGATTCTAGAAAGTAGAAAAAGCTTTGAGGTGCTGATCAATATTAACCTCCCAGACAGGGGTGGCATTTCTTTGTGAATTCAAACTTTACTACAGAATTGTTGTtccttattaaattataaaatcccTTTCCCAACATTCTCTAGAACTCGGGCCAATAAAATTTAGTGTTGTTGTTCACCTTGGTTGAAATATGCTTTCCcttcttttgttattgttttgggggctgggggtgcaggtgggaggagaggaaaaggaaatgccaGCTTGGGAAATAACCACCCATTACTACACTAGATAATGGGAAAATAGGCAGTGATTCCAAACAACTAATTGGTGAACTCTTGGAACTCAGACTGTTTACAGAATATGAGAGGCCTGTAATTG
The sequence above is drawn from the Zalophus californianus isolate mZalCal1 chromosome 9, mZalCal1.pri.v2, whole genome shotgun sequence genome and encodes:
- the MYF6 gene encoding myogenic factor 6; the encoded protein is MMMDLFETGSYFFYLDGENVTLQPLEVAEGSPLYPGSDGTLSPCQDQMPPEAGSDSSGEEHVLAPPGLQPPHCPGQCLIWACKTCKRKSAPTDRRKAATLRERRRLKKINEAFEALKRRTVANPNQRLPKVEILRSAISYIERLQDLLHQLDQQEKMQELGVDPFSYRPKQENLEGADFLSTCSSQWPSVSDHSRGLVITAKEGGASIDSSASSSLRCLSSIVDSISSEERKLPCGEEVVEK